A region of [Bacteroides] pectinophilus DNA encodes the following proteins:
- a CDS encoding phosphatase PAP2 family protein has protein sequence MRFKDFARKHWRIWYVSYIFIYLPWFFAMEHLVTDATPNLHIMHSFVDDMIPFCEYFIIPYGIWFVYIAVSCFFMYFKGTDEEYRRFAWSLIIGMSTCMIICLIYPNGVDMRPASLEHNNICARIIKLLWATDTSTNVFPSIHVYNSLATHIGLVRSKALENNKGLKALSLVTCILICMSTLFLKQHSFIDVLGACVLMTIIYYFIYVPAEERRLSFRRA, from the coding sequence ATGAGATTTAAGGATTTTGCCCGAAAGCACTGGCGGATTTGGTATGTATCATATATTTTTATATATCTGCCATGGTTCTTTGCCATGGAGCATCTTGTAACAGATGCAACTCCCAACCTTCATATTATGCACTCTTTTGTTGATGATATGATTCCATTCTGTGAATATTTTATTATTCCTTATGGCATATGGTTTGTGTACATAGCTGTATCATGCTTCTTCATGTACTTCAAAGGAACCGATGAAGAATACCGGCGCTTTGCATGGTCGCTTATAATCGGAATGTCCACATGCATGATTATATGTCTCATATATCCGAACGGAGTTGACATGCGTCCCGCTTCGCTTGAACACAACAATATATGTGCAAGGATAATCAAGCTGCTGTGGGCGACAGATACGTCAACGAATGTATTTCCAAGCATCCATGTATATAATTCACTCGCAACACATATAGGTCTTGTACGTTCCAAAGCGCTCGAGAACAACAAGGGACTTAAAGCTCTCTCCCTTGTTACATGCATACTCATATGTATGTCAACTCTCTTTCTTAAGCAGCATTCATTTATCGATGTACTTGGGGCATGCGTACTTATGACGATAATATATTACTTTATTTATGTACCTGCAGAAGAACGCCGGCTTTCGTTCAGGCGCGCTTAA
- the kduD gene encoding 2-dehydro-3-deoxy-D-gluconate 5-dehydrogenase KduD, whose translation MILDMFNLKGKVAVVTGANTGLGQGMAVALGQAGAKVVGVARRSCEDTKKKIEEFGGEFTEVIADLSTTEPVQRILDEALAAYGRVDILVNNAGLIKRIDAIEYDEESWDQVVSVNQKVVFFLSQAFAKQYVKQGQGGKIINVASMLSYQGGIRVPAYTASKSAILGLTRALANEWAKYNINVNGIAPGYMATNNTAQLRNDEDRSEEILGRIPAGRWGTPEDMQGTVVWLASAASDYVNGFTIAVDGGWLAR comes from the coding sequence ATGATACTTGATATGTTTAATCTCAAAGGAAAAGTTGCCGTTGTAACAGGTGCCAACACAGGACTTGGACAGGGAATGGCTGTAGCACTCGGACAGGCAGGGGCTAAGGTAGTTGGCGTTGCAAGACGTTCATGTGAAGATACTAAGAAGAAGATAGAAGAATTTGGCGGTGAATTTACAGAGGTTATAGCAGACCTTTCTACAACAGAGCCTGTACAGAGAATCCTTGATGAGGCACTCGCTGCATATGGCAGGGTTGATATCCTTGTTAACAATGCAGGGCTTATCAAGAGAATAGATGCCATAGAGTATGATGAGGAGAGCTGGGATCAGGTTGTGAGTGTTAACCAGAAGGTTGTGTTCTTCCTTTCACAGGCATTTGCAAAGCAGTATGTTAAGCAGGGTCAGGGCGGCAAGATTATAAATGTTGCATCAATGCTTTCATATCAGGGAGGTATCCGCGTTCCTGCATATACGGCAAGTAAGAGTGCGATACTTGGACTTACAAGAGCACTTGCTAATGAATGGGCTAAGTACAATATTAATGTTAACGGAATTGCACCGGGATACATGGCTACTAACAATACAGCACAGCTTCGCAATGATGAGGATAGAAGCGAAGAGATTCTTGGCAGAATTCCTGCCGGACGCTGGGGAACTCCGGAGGATATGCAGGGAACTGTAGTATGGCTTGCTTCAGCTGCTTCTGATTATGTTAACGGATTTACAATAGCTGTTGATGGAGGATGGCTTGCAAGATAG
- a CDS encoding glycosyltransferase, with the protein MKILSVAIPCYNSAAYMDKCIKSLLAGGDDVEIIIVDDGSVKDNTAQIADDYAAKYPGIIKAVHQENGGHGEAVNTGLKNSTGKFFKVVDSDDWVDAKSYKRVLATLKELDRKASEGDDELDMLVCNYVYDKVGAKHKKVIRYENVFPKDRMFTWDEIGHFKLDQYILMHSVIYRTQLLKDCGLQLPKHTFYVDNIFVFEPLPSVKNMYYLDTNFYRYFIGREDQSVNEQIMIKRIDQQIRVTKIMLDYFSFDITDNDKCLNYMIKYLRIMMEVSSIMLIISKDDKLLAKKEELWQYARRKDEKLYRKLRYSILGWTVNLPGKVGRAVSSRGYRIMNRIIGFN; encoded by the coding sequence ATGAAGATTTTATCAGTGGCGATACCATGCTACAATTCAGCAGCTTACATGGACAAATGCATCAAATCACTTCTTGCGGGAGGTGATGATGTCGAGATTATAATTGTTGATGATGGTTCTGTGAAGGATAATACAGCACAGATTGCAGATGATTACGCTGCAAAGTATCCCGGCATCATCAAGGCCGTACATCAGGAGAACGGCGGTCATGGTGAGGCTGTTAATACCGGCCTTAAGAATTCAACCGGCAAGTTCTTCAAGGTTGTTGACAGCGATGACTGGGTTGATGCAAAGAGCTATAAGAGAGTGCTTGCAACGCTTAAGGAGCTTGACAGGAAGGCATCTGAGGGGGATGATGAGCTTGATATGCTTGTATGCAATTATGTTTATGACAAGGTTGGTGCAAAGCATAAGAAGGTTATAAGATACGAGAATGTATTTCCTAAGGACAGAATGTTCACATGGGATGAGATAGGACATTTTAAGCTTGACCAGTATATACTTATGCATTCGGTAATATACAGGACACAGCTTCTTAAAGATTGTGGATTACAGCTCCCGAAGCATACATTTTATGTGGATAACATATTTGTGTTTGAGCCGCTTCCGAGCGTTAAGAATATGTATTATCTTGATACGAATTTTTACAGATATTTTATCGGGAGAGAGGATCAGTCCGTTAATGAGCAGATAATGATAAAGCGTATAGACCAGCAGATAAGGGTCACTAAGATTATGCTGGATTATTTCTCATTTGACATAACAGACAATGACAAATGCCTTAATTATATGATAAAGTATTTAAGAATAATGATGGAAGTGTCTTCGATAATGCTTATCATATCTAAGGATGATAAGCTTCTTGCCAAGAAGGAAGAGCTGTGGCAGTATGCCAGAAGGAAGGATGAGAAACTGTACAGAAAGCTGCGTTACAGCATTCTCGGGTGGACAGTCAACCTTCCGGGCAAGGTCGGACGTGCAGTATCTTCAAGAGGATACAGAATCATGAACAGAATAATAGGATTCAATTAA
- a CDS encoding CPBP family intramembrane metalloprotease has translation MCDNKRKNTVWVWEALFPYIIYLIVMEFVTAIVPYVTGRTDSSSVTAGLAGQIIMIPVLIFMLHRECMLKFVFEWKKDAVRDLIIPFAAGAIIGAAATWAAGMLASADPGFEGIQTVYRQNIAVTIVSSVIFAPVVEELLFRALMYRRMKCVFRGHTAIIVSALFFAVGHASVLQLVYGFIMGIVFAVLYDRRNTILAPVAMHMAANLITILIKL, from the coding sequence ATGTGTGATAATAAAAGGAAAAATACGGTCTGGGTATGGGAAGCATTATTCCCGTATATTATATATCTGATTGTTATGGAATTTGTTACGGCGATAGTGCCGTATGTTACAGGAAGAACAGACAGCAGCTCTGTTACGGCAGGGCTTGCCGGACAGATAATAATGATTCCGGTGCTGATTTTTATGCTGCACAGGGAATGCATGCTTAAGTTTGTATTTGAATGGAAAAAAGATGCGGTCAGGGATTTGATAATTCCGTTTGCAGCAGGCGCAATAATAGGTGCGGCTGCAACGTGGGCAGCAGGAATGCTTGCATCGGCAGATCCCGGATTTGAAGGAATACAGACTGTGTACAGACAGAATATTGCTGTTACAATAGTCTCATCTGTAATATTTGCACCGGTGGTTGAAGAACTTTTATTCAGGGCGCTGATGTACAGAAGGATGAAGTGTGTATTCAGGGGACACACTGCGATAATAGTATCAGCACTGTTTTTTGCGGTGGGGCATGCAAGCGTACTACAGCTTGTGTATGGATTTATTATGGGAATTGTATTTGCGGTATTGTATGACAGGCGTAATACAATATTGGCACCGGTTGCGATGCATATGGCTGCCAATCTTATAACTATTTTAATAAAGTTATAA
- a CDS encoding HAMP domain-containing histidine kinase: MKGDRKSKKLGSTARNLHIMWIVKLVGRIAGFNIIFAVTLVVLSVIYMNRTAWGRGLPEAMYVYAPVGVPAVTRNVSYDKQQYTLVYEARLNRDAGAAYNMPADGYLLRVNLRDRTAEYELYSGSLTKTTDITFVARMFIWMWTVLNIWQLIGLAVYAVTGIRPIRKRLKPLNEISEDAFKISTMPFDETRIHDLENAISRITPDGPQGKLVTNDSELKGLEAAINSMIDRLRDSYRQQVRFVSDASHELRTPIAVIKGYADMLDRWGKDDPKILEESITAIRKESSHMNELVEQLLFLARGDSGRQPVNIEHISINEVMKEVYEESLMIDGNHTYEFKSSGNIEADADEAMLKQAVRILVDNAAKYTDKGDGITLGCGYNDDGRPMLYVQDNGIGMSSEDVKHVFERFYRADNARYSKAQGSGLGLSIAKWIIDRHGGYFDVLSRKDIGTRITVIMRG, from the coding sequence ATGAAGGGTGACAGAAAATCAAAAAAACTCGGTTCGACAGCGCGCAATCTGCATATTATGTGGATTGTGAAGCTTGTGGGAAGAATTGCAGGGTTTAACATTATATTTGCGGTTACGCTTGTTGTGCTGTCAGTCATATATATGAACAGGACTGCATGGGGACGTGGGCTGCCTGAAGCAATGTATGTGTATGCACCTGTGGGAGTGCCTGCTGTGACACGTAATGTATCATATGATAAGCAGCAGTATACATTAGTATACGAAGCGAGGCTTAACAGGGATGCGGGGGCAGCATATAACATGCCTGCAGACGGATATCTGCTGCGCGTTAACCTGCGCGACAGAACGGCTGAGTATGAACTGTATTCGGGGAGTCTGACAAAAACAACGGATATTACGTTTGTTGCGAGAATGTTCATATGGATGTGGACTGTACTCAATATATGGCAGCTTATCGGACTTGCTGTATATGCTGTTACGGGAATACGTCCTATAAGAAAAAGGCTGAAGCCGCTTAATGAGATATCAGAAGATGCATTCAAGATAAGTACTATGCCATTTGATGAGACGAGAATACATGATCTGGAGAATGCCATATCGCGCATAACGCCTGACGGACCGCAGGGGAAGCTTGTGACAAATGACAGCGAGTTAAAGGGACTTGAGGCTGCCATCAATTCAATGATTGACAGGCTGAGGGATTCATACAGGCAGCAGGTACGTTTTGTATCGGATGCATCACATGAACTGAGAACACCTATAGCAGTAATAAAGGGCTATGCTGACATGCTTGACAGATGGGGAAAGGATGACCCTAAGATTCTTGAGGAGTCAATAACGGCGATACGTAAGGAATCGTCACATATGAACGAACTTGTTGAGCAGCTTCTGTTCCTTGCGAGAGGAGATAGCGGAAGGCAGCCGGTCAATATAGAGCATATCAGCATTAATGAGGTTATGAAGGAAGTGTATGAGGAATCTCTTATGATAGACGGGAATCATACATATGAATTCAAAAGCAGCGGGAATATTGAGGCTGATGCTGATGAGGCTATGCTTAAACAGGCTGTAAGAATACTTGTTGATAATGCTGCAAAGTATACTGACAAGGGTGACGGGATTACACTGGGATGCGGATATAATGATGACGGCAGACCGATGCTTTATGTTCAGGATAACGGAATCGGAATGAGCAGCGAGGATGTAAAGCATGTGTTTGAAAGGTTTTACAGGGCTGATAATGCAAGATACAGCAAAGCCCAGGGAAGCGGGCTGGGGCTGTCAATCGCCAAATGGATTATTGACAGGCACGGCGGATATTTTGATGTGCTGAGCCGCAAAGATATAGGAACGAGAATAACGGTAATTATGCGCGGTTGA
- a CDS encoding response regulator transcription factor, with protein sequence MAATILIVEDEEQIARFLELELMHEGYTTCKADNGRSGLETAQSGECDLVLLDVMLPELNGLEVLRRLRRTSNLPVIMLTARDAVMDKVSGLDAGADDYITKPFAIEELLARIRRALKKSSMADGAGTDGRSADDVKEAAVLANGDGRVKLDKKQHIVTVDCNNVELTQREFAMLQTLLENMDIVLSRETLLDKVCGYDYVGETNIVDVYVRYLRSKIDDAFGIKLIQTVRGVGYVIRSH encoded by the coding sequence ATGGCGGCAACAATTCTGATCGTTGAGGATGAGGAACAGATTGCAAGATTTCTGGAATTGGAGCTGATGCATGAGGGATATACGACATGCAAGGCAGATAACGGAAGAAGCGGTCTTGAGACAGCACAGTCCGGAGAATGTGATCTTGTACTGCTTGATGTCATGCTGCCTGAACTTAATGGATTGGAGGTCCTGCGCAGATTGCGCAGAACCTCCAATTTGCCTGTTATAATGCTTACAGCAAGGGATGCGGTCATGGACAAGGTATCGGGACTTGATGCCGGGGCAGATGATTATATTACAAAACCATTTGCAATAGAGGAATTGCTTGCGAGAATCAGGCGTGCACTTAAGAAGAGCAGCATGGCTGACGGTGCGGGAACTGACGGCAGGAGTGCTGATGATGTAAAAGAAGCTGCGGTTCTTGCTAATGGTGACGGACGCGTGAAGCTTGATAAGAAACAGCATATTGTAACTGTTGACTGCAATAATGTTGAACTGACGCAGAGAGAATTTGCAATGCTGCAGACACTTCTTGAGAATATGGATATAGTCCTGTCGAGAGAGACACTCCTTGATAAGGTGTGCGGTTATGATTATGTAGGAGAGACTAACATCGTAGACGTATATGTCAGATATCTGAGAAGCAAGATTGATGATGCGTTTGGAATTAAGCTGATACAGACTGTAAGAGGTGTGGGTTATGTTATAAGGTCACACTGA
- a CDS encoding UBA/TS-N domain protein has protein sequence MIKNMQADIMSGWKIERNFRNSDTCGMEINMDDMERMDKVEKLREKTGVTYEDAKAALDACGWDMLDAVVYLEKLGKVKAPEETHYSTQAPNPPMTQYAQQYRDYQNTQSSADKKTFSDYINAFFRWCADTLRKGNENYLCAEKTGSQMIRLPITVFVILLVVGFWPVVIVMLIGLFMGFRYSIQGKDIKDSTVDSVNDFMDKAADKADDIREDIFNGGNNSDR, from the coding sequence ATGATTAAAAATATGCAGGCGGACATAATGTCAGGCTGGAAGATTGAGAGAAACTTCCGGAACTCTGACACCTGCGGAATGGAGATTAATATGGATGACATGGAAAGAATGGACAAAGTTGAAAAACTCAGGGAAAAGACCGGAGTAACCTATGAGGATGCAAAAGCGGCGCTGGATGCCTGCGGGTGGGATATGCTTGATGCAGTTGTTTATCTTGAAAAGCTTGGTAAGGTTAAGGCTCCGGAGGAAACGCATTACTCTACACAGGCACCTAACCCGCCGATGACACAGTATGCGCAGCAGTACAGAGATTACCAGAATACGCAGTCATCAGCTGATAAGAAGACATTTTCCGACTATATAAATGCTTTCTTCAGATGGTGCGCCGATACGCTGCGCAAGGGCAATGAGAACTATTTATGTGCCGAAAAGACAGGATCACAGATGATAAGACTCCCGATAACGGTATTTGTCATTCTGCTTGTAGTAGGCTTCTGGCCGGTTGTCATTGTTATGCTTATAGGTCTTTTCATGGGTTTCAGATATTCGATTCAGGGCAAGGATATCAAGGACAGCACTGTTGACAGCGTGAATGACTTTATGGACAAAGCAGCGGATAAGGCTGACGATATAAGGGAGGATATATTCAATGGCGGCAACAATTCTGATCGTTGA
- the argS gene encoding arginine--tRNA ligase: MKTVVELLTDELKKAFAECGYDEQYAKVTVSNRPDLCEYQCNGAMAAAKAYKKAPFMIADDVAAKLAGSEVFEKVESVKPGFINLSLGGEFLKNYLADMAKDDKYGYSNAGKEKTVIVDYGGANAAKPLHVGHLRSAVIGESIKRIQRFAGNKVIGDVHLGDWGLQMGLIIEELRDRKPELVYFDENYKGEYPKEAPFTISELEEIYPAASAKSKEDPAFMERAHLATAKLQNGDPACTAIWNHIMAVSKADLKKNYDNLDVTFDLWKGESDAQPYIPDMIQKMIDDGIAHESQGAIVVDIQEETDTKELPPCIVRKSDGAALYATSDLATLVEREKLYSPDAYIYLADKRQELHFTQVFRTAKKAGIVPQDADMTFLGFGTMNGKDGKPFKTRSGGVMRLQYLIEDIDKAVYEKSSENRSMSEEEAKNTAKIVGLAALKYGDLSNQASKDYVFDIDRFTSFEGNTGPYILYTVVRIKSIFNKYAENGGRPEECSIDTAKNASEKKLMLSLVKFNEVFESAYKDNAPHKLCQFIYEVADAFGGFYHDTMILAETDEKKKQGYIALLGLTRNVLECCLDLLGIRTPERM, translated from the coding sequence ATGAAAACAGTAGTTGAACTTTTAACGGACGAGCTTAAGAAAGCATTTGCGGAATGCGGCTATGACGAGCAGTATGCGAAAGTAACCGTATCTAACCGTCCGGATCTGTGCGAGTACCAGTGTAACGGAGCGATGGCAGCAGCCAAGGCATATAAGAAGGCTCCGTTTATGATAGCGGATGATGTAGCTGCAAAGCTTGCAGGCAGTGAAGTATTTGAGAAGGTTGAGAGTGTTAAGCCGGGCTTTATCAATCTGTCACTTGGTGGGGAATTTCTTAAGAATTATCTTGCTGATATGGCAAAGGATGACAAATACGGCTATTCCAATGCAGGTAAAGAGAAGACGGTTATTGTTGATTACGGCGGAGCCAATGCAGCCAAGCCTCTTCATGTAGGGCATCTGCGTTCAGCGGTAATCGGTGAGAGTATTAAGAGAATACAGCGCTTTGCAGGTAATAAGGTAATCGGCGATGTCCACCTTGGAGACTGGGGACTTCAGATGGGTCTTATTATAGAAGAGCTTCGCGACAGAAAGCCGGAGCTTGTATATTTTGATGAGAATTACAAGGGCGAATATCCGAAGGAGGCACCATTTACAATATCAGAACTTGAGGAGATATATCCTGCAGCTAGTGCCAAATCCAAGGAAGACCCTGCATTCATGGAGAGAGCACATCTTGCAACGGCAAAGCTGCAGAATGGTGACCCTGCATGTACTGCAATATGGAATCACATAATGGCTGTTTCCAAGGCAGACCTTAAGAAGAATTACGATAATCTTGATGTTACATTTGACCTCTGGAAAGGAGAGAGTGATGCGCAGCCATATATTCCGGATATGATTCAGAAGATGATTGATGATGGCATTGCACATGAGAGCCAGGGAGCAATTGTTGTAGATATTCAGGAGGAGACTGATACGAAGGAGCTTCCTCCATGTATCGTCCGTAAGTCAGACGGTGCGGCACTTTATGCGACCTCAGACCTTGCAACACTTGTTGAGAGAGAGAAGCTTTACAGCCCTGATGCATACATTTATCTTGCTGATAAGAGACAGGAGCTTCATTTTACACAGGTATTCAGAACTGCAAAGAAGGCAGGAATAGTACCGCAGGATGCAGATATGACGTTCCTTGGCTTCGGTACAATGAACGGCAAGGATGGCAAGCCTTTCAAGACAAGATCCGGCGGCGTTATGCGTCTTCAGTATCTTATTGAAGATATTGACAAGGCTGTATATGAGAAGTCTTCTGAAAACCGTTCGATGAGTGAAGAAGAAGCAAAGAACACAGCTAAGATTGTAGGACTTGCAGCGCTTAAGTATGGCGATCTGTCTAATCAGGCATCTAAGGATTATGTATTTGATATTGACAGATTTACTTCATTTGAGGGTAATACAGGTCCATATATCCTCTACACAGTTGTAAGAATCAAGTCAATCTTCAACAAATATGCCGAGAATGGCGGCAGACCTGAGGAGTGCAGCATTGATACGGCTAAGAATGCAAGTGAGAAAAAGCTTATGCTTTCACTTGTTAAGTTTAATGAGGTGTTTGAAAGCGCATATAAGGACAATGCACCGCATAAGCTCTGCCAGTTCATCTATGAGGTAGCGGATGCATTTGGCGGATTCTATCATGATACGATGATTCTTGCAGAGACTGACGAAAAGAAGAAGCAGGGCTACATTGCACTTCTCGGACTTACACGTAATGTCCTTGAATGCTGCCTTGACCTCCTTGGAATCAGGACTCCTGAGAGAATGTAA
- the truA gene encoding tRNA pseudouridine(38-40) synthase TruA: MYNYRMTLEYDGGRYAGWQRMGRDDNSNTVSAKITEVLKKMTGSDVEIFCGSRTETGVHAYGQVANFKLDREYRAREIQNYLNRYLPQDIAVLELEETQERFHSQLNAKSRTYVYRVDTKNIANVFERRYMYHTFHKPDVDAMNKAAQYFLGEHDYKVFSTVKKNKSTVRNVESVDIYDDGDTLEITIKADDFLHNMARLMIGILLDIGSGERRPEDVRKLLDGVKGVEISKPAESYGLYLLEVEY, translated from the coding sequence ATGTATAATTACAGGATGACGCTTGAATATGACGGCGGAAGATATGCAGGCTGGCAGAGAATGGGAAGAGATGATAATTCCAATACGGTATCTGCCAAGATAACAGAAGTACTTAAAAAGATGACCGGTAGTGATGTGGAGATATTCTGCGGCTCAAGAACAGAGACGGGAGTGCATGCATACGGGCAGGTGGCTAACTTTAAGCTTGACCGTGAATACAGGGCGAGGGAGATTCAGAATTACCTTAACAGATATCTGCCTCAGGATATAGCGGTTCTTGAGCTGGAAGAGACTCAGGAGCGGTTTCACAGCCAGCTTAACGCAAAGTCAAGAACTTATGTATACAGAGTTGACACTAAGAATATAGCCAACGTATTTGAACGAAGATACATGTATCATACATTCCACAAGCCAGATGTTGATGCAATGAATAAAGCGGCGCAGTATTTCCTTGGGGAGCATGATTACAAGGTGTTCTCAACAGTCAAAAAGAACAAGTCTACAGTAAGGAATGTCGAGAGTGTAGATATATATGATGACGGAGATACTCTTGAGATTACAATAAAGGCAGATGATTTCCTGCATAATATGGCAAGGCTTATGATAGGAATACTTCTTGATATCGGCAGCGGAGAGCGCAGGCCGGAGGATGTCAGGAAGCTTCTTGACGGAGTAAAGGGAGTAGAGATAAGCAAGCCGGCGGAGAGCTATGGCCTGTATCTGCTTGAGGTAGAATATTAA
- the guaB gene encoding IMP dehydrogenase codes for MGKIIGEGITFDDVLLVPQYSEVTPNMVDLSTHLTKKIKLNIPLMSAGMDTVTEHRMAIAMARQGGIGIIHKNMSIEQQAEEVDKVKRSENGVITDPFYLSPDNTLEDANNLMAKFRISGVPITENGKLVGIITNRDLKFEEDFSRPIKECMTSENLVTAPVGITLDEAKKILAKARKEKLPIVDENFNLKGLITIKDIEKQIKYPLSAKDAQGRLLCGAAVGITKNVLERVDALVKARVDVIVIDSAHGHSKNIIKTLKEIKAAYPDLQVIAGNIATGEAAKALIEAGVDAVKVGIGPGSICTTRVVAGIGVPQITAVMDVYNVTKEYGIPLIADGGIKYSGDVVKAIAAGGSVCMLGSIFAGCDESPGTFELFQGRKYKVYRGMGSIAAMENGSKDRYFQTDAKKLVPEGVEGRVAYKGLVEDTIFQLMGGLRSGMGYCGAPDIPTLQENGRFVKITSAALRESHPHDIHITKEAPNYSVGDKD; via the coding sequence ATGGGTAAGATTATTGGTGAAGGCATTACATTTGATGATGTACTGTTAGTGCCTCAATACTCAGAAGTCACACCAAACATGGTGGATTTGTCCACGCATTTAACTAAGAAGATCAAGTTGAATATTCCTTTGATGAGTGCCGGCATGGATACCGTAACTGAGCACAGAATGGCAATTGCGATGGCAAGACAGGGTGGTATAGGTATCATCCACAAGAATATGTCAATCGAGCAGCAGGCAGAGGAAGTTGATAAGGTTAAGCGTTCAGAGAACGGGGTTATCACTGATCCATTTTATTTGAGTCCTGATAATACACTTGAAGATGCCAATAATCTTATGGCTAAGTTCAGAATTTCAGGTGTTCCTATTACAGAGAACGGCAAGCTTGTTGGTATCATTACTAACAGAGACCTTAAGTTTGAAGAGGATTTCTCAAGACCAATCAAGGAGTGCATGACTTCAGAGAATCTTGTTACTGCTCCTGTTGGAATTACACTTGATGAGGCTAAGAAGATTCTTGCTAAGGCAAGAAAGGAAAAGCTTCCTATTGTTGATGAGAATTTCAATCTTAAGGGACTTATCACAATTAAGGATATTGAGAAGCAGATTAAGTATCCTCTTTCAGCTAAGGATGCACAGGGAAGACTTCTCTGCGGTGCGGCAGTAGGAATTACTAAGAATGTACTTGAGCGTGTTGATGCACTTGTTAAGGCAAGAGTAGATGTTATTGTAATTGATTCGGCACACGGACATTCAAAGAATATTATTAAGACCCTTAAGGAGATTAAGGCTGCTTATCCTGATCTTCAGGTAATTGCAGGTAATATCGCTACAGGTGAGGCTGCCAAGGCTCTTATTGAGGCCGGCGTAGATGCAGTCAAGGTTGGTATCGGACCTGGTTCTATCTGTACAACACGAGTTGTTGCAGGTATCGGTGTACCACAGATTACAGCAGTTATGGATGTTTACAATGTTACTAAGGAATACGGAATCCCACTTATCGCAGATGGTGGTATCAAGTATTCAGGTGATGTCGTTAAGGCTATCGCAGCAGGCGGTTCTGTATGTATGCTCGGAAGCATATTTGCAGGATGTGACGAGAGCCCGGGAACATTCGAGCTCTTCCAGGGAAGAAAGTATAAGGTATACAGAGGCATGGGTTCTATCGCAGCCATGGAGAATGGAAGCAAGGACCGTTACTTCCAGACAGATGCCAAGAAGCTTGTTCCTGAAGGCGTTGAAGGACGTGTTGCATACAAGGGACTTGTTGAAGATACAATATTCCAGCTTATGGGCGGTTTACGTTCAGGTATGGGTTACTGCGGCGCTCCTGATATCCCAACACTTCAGGAGAACGGCAGATTCGTCAAGATTACATCAGCAGCATTAAGAGAGAGCCATCCACATGATATTCATATCACAAAGGAAGCTCCTAACTACAGCGTTGGCGATAAGGATTGA
- a CDS encoding DUF6106 family protein codes for MEDISVEQIIKVNPPKMALFYKIGLGILTLVSVFLIRYLVGFGVILTACFGLFLILLWRYYDAEYEYELVDGELSIDRIMAKSSRKHCGTYNVARMDIMAPTGSEKVEYRKHQKLKTSDYSSNKGDDGCYVLYLPSNNEMVRIIIQPDERMLAAIKAVAQGKVYDR; via the coding sequence ATGGAAGACATCAGTGTTGAACAGATTATAAAGGTTAATCCGCCGAAGATGGCGTTATTTTACAAGATTGGACTTGGAATACTTACACTCGTCTCGGTATTCCTTATAAGATATCTTGTTGGATTCGGAGTTATCCTGACAGCGTGCTTCGGGCTTTTTCTTATACTCCTGTGGCGTTATTATGATGCGGAATATGAGTATGAGCTGGTTGACGGGGAACTTTCAATTGACAGAATAATGGCTAAGTCTTCAAGAAAGCATTGCGGAACATATAATGTTGCGAGAATGGACATAATGGCTCCGACAGGCTCAGAGAAGGTTGAATACAGAAAGCATCAGAAGCTTAAGACCTCCGATTATTCTTCCAATAAGGGAGATGATGGTTGCTATGTATTATACCTTCCGTCCAATAACGAGATGGTGAGGATTATCATACAGCCGGATGAGAGAATGCTTGCGGCAATTAAGGCAGTTGCACAGGGTAAGGTATATGACAGATAA
- a CDS encoding small, acid-soluble spore protein, alpha/beta type — translation MTGRKKELIKYEIHGRIVECEPDETLKYEVADELGLLDKVIDSGWKQLSAREAGRIGGIIGRIRKNEDNNKSNAKHL, via the coding sequence ATGACTGGCAGGAAAAAGGAGCTTATAAAATATGAAATTCACGGCCGCATCGTCGAATGTGAACCTGACGAAACTCTCAAATACGAAGTTGCTGATGAACTTGGTCTTCTTGATAAAGTAATTGATTCGGGCTGGAAGCAGTTAAGTGCGCGTGAAGCCGGAAGAATTGGCGGAATTATCGGCAGAATACGTAAGAATGAAGATAATAACAAGTCCAATGCAAAGCATTTATAA